AATATAAAAGATTTGGGAAATACATTGTAACTGAAAAATGTAAAACTTTGTTATCCAAAGGTAGACTTGGCCTGccggccaccaccacccccacacacacacagaacaccctccctccaccatCCCCAAAGCCCCATGCTGGCGGCTCGCTGCCGGTGCAAACTTACCCATCTGCGTcgctgtggaggctggatctggcctccttaGGCCAGTGCACATTTGTGCACCTGCCCAGCTGACTctgaaggaggtgcaaacatgccttatggcatgtttgtgacactcccaagCTGGCATAAGAGACTTATGCCAGCCCAGCAgaatcttaggattgtgctctcaggttATCAACAATGGAGGATGCGGGCAGACTGGGGAATATTCCACAAGACATAATATATAAACTCTATAAACACCCCTGTCATTGAATATATATTCATGGGGTTAATTCTGCAGGAAGATGGTATCTGGTATTCATTTGAATTCAAGACACCAATACTAATGTTAACCTTGTTGGAGTAATTTGTAAACTGTACAACTGTATGTTCTGTTTCTTGTACATGCTGTTCATTCTTTTATCCCTGGCCAgttattcctttcttttttagAAACAGCTTGGAGTAGATGGAAAACCGAAGCTTCATAGAGGAGTTTGTTTTCCTGGGCTTTTCAAACCATCCTGATCTCCAGGTTTTATTCTTCTTAGTATTCTTAGCCATCTACACAATAACTGTAGTAGGTAATGCACTGATACTAACCTTAATCAGAACAGATCCAGCACTTCACACACCCATGTACTATTTCCTGAGCATCTTGTCATTTCTAGACATCTTCTATACCTCTGCAACTGTCCCTGTTATGCTGGCTAACTTCTTCCGACCAAGTAAAACCATCTCGTATGCAGGATGCATTTCCCAGCTGTTCTTCCTCATTACCTGTGCAGGAACAGAATGTGTGCTGTTGGCTGTCATGGCATATGACCGATTTGTGGCAATCTGTAGCCCCTTGCATTACACCAGCATCATGAGCAAAAGTGTTTGCATGAAGCTGGCAGTGTTCTCTTGGCTGTGTGGCTTGACCAACTCACTGGTGCACACTCTCCTTACATCTTCCTTAACCATTTGCAAGTCTGATCAGCTCAGCCACTTCTTCTGCGATGTGCCCTTGTTGTTGAAGCTCTCTTGCTCAGACATCTACATCAATGAAGTTGTGCTCCATCTTGCTAGTGCCTTGATAGGACTGAGCCCCTGCCTTTTTACTCTGGTTTCCTATGTCCGTATCATCAGTGCTATCCTGAAGATCAGTTCCTCCAAGGGAAGGGCCAAGGCTTTCTCCACCTGTGCTTCACACCTGATTGTGGTGATCATATTCTATGGTACTGCCAACTTCAATTATAACAGGCCAAGTTCAGGATATTCCCTGGATATAGATACTTTAGTTTCTTCCCTGTACTGCATTGTCACACCCATGTTAAATCCAATTATCTATAGCCTAAGGAATAAAGAGGTAAAAGCCAGTTTGATgaaaatgggcaaaaaatatttttcttcctcaGTTAGAGTATAAGGAGGGCCAAAGAGACTTGGCTGATTTTAAACCAAAATCAGTGCCTGTAGCCACTATATCTAAAATATTGAATAAAACAGTTTGTGTAAAAGAACATTATTTTTTAACATATATCTCACCATTTTCCCATCATAGATCCCAAGGCAACTTACTTGGGCCTAGCTGAAGGTGggatgctgcctgaggcagtccAATTCTGCCACCCAACCcaacaatatttttaaagaaacattaaCATgtgtttccccaccaccaccgccaATGCTGCCACCAGGAGCAACCAAGTGAACAAGGATAGATCCAATGTGGTGATCCAGGGCCCATCCCCTTACATCCTCTGGATTGTCATCTCCTTCTGCAAAGTCCCAGCATGGTCTGCTCATCCACTTGTTTCAAACAGGATCTCAGGGACAAAGAAGGCAGTGATCCAGAGCAGAAGGTATGGCCTGAGGGGCCTCCAGGTGACCATGATCTGCCTTTCCTTGCCCTCTTGGTTGCTCCCTGCTGATTGAGCAGAGAGATTGAGGAAGTATTGGCAGCAGAAGTAGCCTTTTCCCGCTTTCTTTCTTCCCGTAGCAGTGGGCCGTCATTGCCTTGATCCTCTTCCTGCTTAGTCTCAGCAAGTGGGTAGAGAATTGGAACAGTGGTTGAAGAGGCTCTGGCAGcagcaggctgggaggggggcagctcaGCAAACTgcttcccccaacatgcccctcAAAGTAAGCCTTTCAATTGGCTAAGCTC
This portion of the Tiliqua scincoides isolate rTilSci1 chromosome 3, rTilSci1.hap2, whole genome shotgun sequence genome encodes:
- the LOC136645025 gene encoding olfactory receptor 5V1-like, encoding MENRSFIEEFVFLGFSNHPDLQVLFFLVFLAIYTITVVGNALILTLIRTDPALHTPMYYFLSILSFLDIFYTSATVPVMLANFFRPSKTISYAGCISQLFFLITCAGTECVLLAVMAYDRFVAICSPLHYTSIMSKSVCMKLAVFSWLCGLTNSLVHTLLTSSLTICKSDQLSHFFCDVPLLLKLSCSDIYINEVVLHLASALIGLSPCLFTLVSYVRIISAILKISSSKGRAKAFSTCASHLIVVIIFYGTANFNYNRPSSGYSLDIDTLVSSLYCIVTPMLNPIIYSLRNKEVKASLMKMGKKYFSSSVRV